One segment of Paraburkholderia sp. PGU19 DNA contains the following:
- a CDS encoding BON domain-containing protein gives MRNARYGKGRLLIVTAFALSASVFINGCHSTATSTATATAPGQIATDDAALAARVKQALVADSGLRSLPISVATYRGVVQLSGYVDSEVQIQSALAVARGVPGAQSVSNDLHLRPQ, from the coding sequence ATGCGAAACGCGCGATACGGCAAAGGCCGGTTGCTGATCGTCACGGCGTTCGCGTTGTCCGCGTCTGTATTCATCAACGGCTGTCATTCGACGGCGACGTCGACTGCGACTGCGACCGCACCGGGGCAGATCGCCACTGACGACGCTGCGCTCGCCGCCCGGGTGAAGCAGGCGCTCGTCGCGGACTCGGGGCTGAGATCGTTGCCGATCAGCGTCGCGACGTATCGAGGCGTCGTGCAGTTGTCGGGCTACGTGGATTCAGAAGTACAGATTCAGAGCGCGCTTGCCGTGGCGCGAGGCGTCCCGGGGGCGCAATCCGTGAGCAACGATCTGCACCTCAGGCCGCAATGA
- a CDS encoding MmgE/PrpD family protein, protein MVTPTHDPNVQPTAAQTFGRFCAGLEYDALPPVVVERAKHFFIDYIAIALHGSTLDSSRPVRMMAAARPIPGGATLLGRPDTVHAAWAALANGMAAHSMELDDTFLPGSIHNESFVFSPALALAEERGASGKRFITAVVAGFEVACRVAAALKPAVTNARGFHPTGTTGALGAAATAATLLGLDSTQATNALGVACSQAAGLLEFVTDGAWTKRFHGGWASHAGMVAAELAQYGITAPPTSIEGKYGYLHAYSGDPLLQALSVGEGERLAIAQTAMKYYPCNYYIQSINDSVLQLAVRADLPLEAIESIVVYTVQAAIPLVCEPIEQKRRPKLMIDAQFSVPFNVALGLVKRRVSFVDFTPAAFANPAIERLMDKVTCHVDPVLDAQYPQAWPARVEVRLADGRTLVAATQYAKGDPRNPLCLDEVIAKHRSIVAGVVDERTDDAILDFILSLETRSDFGELTRILSKVVLTG, encoded by the coding sequence ATGGTCACGCCAACGCACGACCCCAACGTGCAGCCAACCGCGGCGCAGACATTCGGCCGTTTCTGCGCCGGCCTCGAATATGACGCGCTGCCACCCGTCGTGGTCGAGCGCGCCAAGCATTTCTTCATCGACTACATTGCCATCGCGCTGCACGGTTCGACTCTGGATTCGAGCCGACCCGTTCGCATGATGGCTGCTGCGCGGCCGATCCCGGGTGGCGCAACGCTGCTCGGCCGCCCCGACACGGTACACGCGGCCTGGGCCGCATTGGCCAACGGAATGGCCGCGCACAGCATGGAACTGGATGACACATTTCTTCCAGGCTCGATCCATAACGAGTCGTTCGTCTTTTCCCCGGCACTGGCGTTAGCGGAAGAGCGGGGCGCCAGCGGAAAACGCTTCATCACTGCCGTCGTCGCTGGATTTGAGGTTGCCTGCCGTGTCGCCGCCGCCCTTAAGCCGGCAGTGACGAACGCACGCGGCTTCCATCCTACGGGCACCACGGGCGCGCTCGGCGCGGCCGCTACCGCCGCCACGCTCCTCGGGCTGGATTCGACGCAGGCTACGAATGCACTCGGGGTTGCATGTAGCCAGGCGGCGGGGTTGCTCGAATTCGTCACCGACGGGGCCTGGACGAAGCGCTTTCACGGCGGCTGGGCCTCGCATGCGGGCATGGTCGCCGCGGAACTGGCGCAGTACGGGATCACGGCGCCGCCTACCTCCATCGAAGGCAAATACGGCTACCTGCATGCTTATTCCGGCGATCCGTTGCTGCAGGCGCTGTCGGTGGGCGAAGGTGAGAGGCTTGCCATTGCGCAGACGGCGATGAAGTACTACCCCTGCAACTACTATATCCAGTCGATCAACGATTCCGTGCTGCAGCTTGCCGTGCGGGCGGACCTTCCTCTTGAAGCGATCGAAAGCATCGTCGTTTATACGGTGCAGGCGGCAATACCGCTGGTATGCGAACCAATCGAGCAGAAGCGCCGCCCCAAGCTGATGATTGACGCGCAGTTCAGCGTGCCGTTCAACGTCGCCCTCGGCCTTGTCAAGAGACGCGTCTCTTTCGTGGATTTCACGCCGGCAGCATTCGCCAACCCCGCGATCGAGCGCCTGATGGATAAGGTGACGTGCCACGTCGATCCGGTGCTGGACGCACAGTATCCGCAGGCATGGCCTGCACGTGTCGAAGTCAGACTCGCCGACGGTCGCACGCTCGTTGCTGCCACCCAGTATGCCAAGGGCGATCCACGGAATCCGCTGTGCCTCGACGAGGTGATCGCCAAGCATCGCAGCATCGTCGCCGGTGTCGTAGACGAGCGCACCGACGATGCGATCCTCGACTTCATTTTGAGTCTTGAAACACGATCGGACTTTGGTGAACTGACGCGCATCTTGAGCAAGGTTGTGCTGACTGGTTGA